Within Oncorhynchus keta strain PuntledgeMale-10-30-2019 chromosome 3, Oket_V2, whole genome shotgun sequence, the genomic segment GGGATGTTTTTGTCTTAGTGGAGGCTGAGTAATGCGATTAGACTTGATGGCGGAGCATTACATGTTCCCCGTGGAGCCCTAGGTGGCTGCGACTAGCATGCTAGAGCTGAAGGAGAGCCAGTAAACAAACATTCATTATGATTGATGGATCAGGAGCGGGGATCCGGTCTAGTCAATCTGTTTCTAACTTTCAAAGGCTATTTGGGCAATTGAACCAAACTTGTTCAAAGCAGTTTTGATAGCAACAAATGAGCAACTGTACAGTTTTCACTCCTAGGCAGAAGACATGCTGCAACTTACAGTATgtctatatgtctctctaatCGTGACTGATAAATTAGTATTCTTATGGAAGATACTTAGTGAGGCGTCACTCCtgagaggcgtcactgcagaccctggtttgatccttGACTGTTTCACAATCGGCTgggatcgggagtcccatagggcggcgcacaattggcccagcatcttcTGGGTTAGGGGAGGCCGGGGTAGGCCACCTCCCGGTCGCGggagtacagcacccttaaccactgcaccacccgggaggcccaatgGTCCATCTCTGTGTGAAGTACACACTgttggggtttgtgtgtgtgttgatattcATGCACAATAGACGACATCTCCATGTGAGATCAGCCTTGCCTTATCAATAACCCCATCTGTGTGTACAGTACAAGTAAACACCCAGCACTTACAAACAGTCACACATAATGACAATGGTAGAGATGTATACATTTGTTCGTTTTTTAGGTCAGCCTAGCATTCCGAATAAGCTTATCTATTGGGTCAAAGAGTGTAATGAAGTGTTGATGCCCTATACGACCACAATGTCCTCCAATGGTCAGTCCGCCCTATTGCAAAGTCCTACCAAACATCTCAGCGACAACTTTTTCAGGGTTCAGCAACTTGAGTCGACAACCAACATTCCAACAGCTAGCCCAGAGCCACTACAAGCCAAATAATATTTACTGGGCACAACTAAAGTAATCCCTTTTTCTTCCTTCACGCTATGGATTGTATGGAAATGCATTTCTATTGGAAAAGGCACTTGAGTATAATCTGGattatattattatcattatattaTATCCACCACTGTATTTACCATTTCTGTCAGCTGTTTCTATCCCTACATCCAACTCGTGTCCTGTCAAGGTCAATATTGTCTGCATGAGTTCCTAGAAGATCCGCGACCCTTAGACCCAGTCTAAGACACATGGCTAACTTCCCAGAGGGACTCTATGTCAAATATGTTTACCAGGCACcaaaggaggctggtgggaggagctataggaggaccggctcattgtaatggctggaatggaatcaatggaacagtatcaaacacatcaaacatatagAAATCATGTTTGATTCCATTCTATGAATTCCATTTCAGCTATTACACAGAGCCTgtcttcctatagctcctcccaccagcctccactaccAGGCACACAACCCAATCCCCTTCTATTCCCCTGTCACTGCATTGATTGTATGCAAATGAAGATGTACTCGAACCTGTCGGTTGtgcactgagtggacaaaacattaggaacaccttcccaatattgagctgcacccccttttgtcctcagaacagcctcaattcggaTTTTACAAGATGTCGAAAGCATCCACAGGGATGctgccccatgttgactccaatgtttcctaCAGTATCAAGTTGGCTCTGTCGTTTGGGTGGTGGAcctttcttgatacacacggaaatctgttgagcgtgaaaaacccagcagtgttgcagttcttgacagacTCAAACAggtgcgtctggcacctactaccataccctgttcaaaggcacttaaatcattTGTCTTACTCATTCACactctgaatagcacacatacacaatccatgtctcctccccttcatctacactgattcaagtggatttaacatgtgacatcaataagggatcatagctctCACCTCAGTGTAGTCATTCACTTGCACataggcaaacacacacacacacacacacacacacacacacacacacacacacacacacacacacacacacacacacacacacacacacacacacacacacacacacacacacacacacacacacacacacacacacactaagtcaAAGTtgtcacgtgtgtgtgtttgatcgCCAATAAGCTTGCTGTATTTAGCATGAAACTCCCCTAGTCTTTACTGTCTCAGACATGACATAATGTTACATAATGTTATGTTTGTGTGTTCTCTTCTGTCCCCAGTGTGCCCCACAGCGTCAAGGcgagcctgtctctgtctccgtcgGGGCCAGGCCAGGTGGGCAGCGGCAGGGGCTCTCCCACCTCCAAGGTGGGCTACTGCGGTGGTGGCGGTGTGCCTGTGGAGGACATGCAGGCTCTGGCCATAACCTCCCTGTCGGCTGCAGATGTGGCCAAACACTACGAGCACATTCGCAAGCTGGGCAAGGGCACCTACGGCAAGGTGGACCTGGTGGCACACCGCACACAGGGTGAGTCAGAGGGCATGCATGGGTGTGGTGAAGGGACTTTGTTGGGAGCAAAGGTTTCAATAGAGTTTACACGGTCATACCACAACAGAACCAGAGAGCCAGATGGTGCAATAGAATGTAGGCTAAATCAAGAGTTCAATTAAACGTGGCACTACAGTGACAGGGCGTTTGTGAGGTCAAAGGTCACAATAGTGGAAGACTTCAGGTTGAAAAGGCTCTTTAGGTTGAGAGTTCATTAAAAGGTTACATGCCATTAAGGTGAAGAGGGCACAAGACCGGGTAAAAGTGCAGTGGGAGCTTTCTAATATGCTCTGATTGCACAGCTGTGTGCTTAGTCAACAGCTGAGGGTGTGTTTCAGAGCACAGAGGCAGCtggtacagagaggggagtggaggaggttTCAGATACACAGAATCAGATTGCACAGGCATATTTAGTTCAATTCACTTAATAAATGTCAGTTTAGTTTATACGTTTGCCTTGATTCTAAAATATTGTACATAAGATACTGTACAGTATTTtgatacagtctgtctgtcttctgaagTGTTGCCAAACAACTTTTCCCATGGGACATTAaaatattcattcattcattcattcattcattctgttcttctctgtgtgAACATATCAGGCACCAAAATGGCTCTGAAGTTTGTGACAAAGAGCAAGACGAAGCTGAAGAGCTTCCTGAGGGAGTACAGCCTGACGGGCACACTGAGCTGCAGCCCCTTCATCATCAAAGTCCTGGATGTACTCTTCGAGACCGAGGATAGCTACGTCTTCGGACAGGAGTACGCCCCCGCGGGAGACCTGTTCGACATCATTCCCCCCCAGGTACTGTACTGGATCATGCTTATCATCTGCCCACCAATCCCTGTTCTCCCACACCTTAGCCAATCAAGTGCAGTGTTTCAAAGCAATGTGGTTTTAACAAGCCCTTCTGGAATTGGCGCCTTGTCTAAGTCCCTACTCAGATTTGAGCTGTATGCTCCTTTAGTGTGCACTGTAAGGCTCTCATTTAATTCCAGTGCTTTTCAGTGGAGGGCTACCTTTGACTCAAAGGTTCTTACTCTAGGTTGTTAAATATGAGTGCAAATATAATGCTTAACAAAACCTATTTGGTCCCACTTTACTCCCTCTACACCTCTATTCTGTTTCTATCTCATTTAATTTATTGCACTTGGTTTTCCTCCCCTCCACTGTACACTAAAACAAATCTGTTCacccctttctctttcttccctccttcctcctttcctatcctcctccctgtaggttggTCTTCCGGAGGAGATGGTGAAGCGCTGTATGCAGCAGCTGGGTCTGGCCCTGGACTTCATGCACAGCAAGAATCTTGTGCACCGTGACGTCAAGCCCGAGAACGTGCTCCTCTTCGACCGCGAGTGCAGACGCATCAAGCTGGCTGACTTCGGCATGACACGGCGCGTGGGCTGTCGCGTGAAGCGCGTGAGTGGCACCATCCCGTACACGGCGCCAGAGGTGTGCCGCGCCAGTCGTGCCGAAGGCTTCCTGGTGACCACCAGTCTAGACGTGTGGGCCTTCGGTGTGCTCGTCTTCTGCATGCTGACGGGTAACTTCCCTTGGGAGGCAGCGCTGCCCGCCGATGCCTTCTACGAGGAATTCCGCCGCTGGCAGCGAGCAGGGTGCCCAACGGCGGCCTACCCGTCCCAGTGGCGCCGCTTCACTGATGACGCCCTACGCATGTTCCAGCGGTTGCTCGCCGCCGAGCCAGAGAAGCGCTGCGGCGTGAAGGACGTCTTCTGCTTTGTCAAGTACGAACTGGTCAGCGAGCTCCGACGCCGCGCCTCCTGCCGGGCCAAGAGAGGCGAGAGGTCCAGTTCGTCTGGCGTATGCTCCGCAAGCTGTACCTCCAACTCCTCTTCGTCTTCCTCCTCATCACGCTCCCACAGACACCCAGAGCCTTCCACCCCCCCTGGGACGACCTCACTCCTGCGCCCAGCGCCCCTGAAGAGGAGTGTCCTCTCTGACACCCATTCCCCTCAGGAGGAGTCTCCTGGCCAGCACCACTCTTCTCCGGGCCGGGAGAAGACCAAGAGCCAGATGGTGATGGCTACTGCCATAGAGATCTGTGTCTGAGAATGAGGGGATGAGCAGCAGTGTTTGTGGCTGTTGCCACAGCGATCGGAAGCTGTGCAAAGTAATAGCGACTGCCATTGAGACTGGAGTGAAACGATGACATATTACAACGCTGCCGAGAAGAACCCCAATGTCAAAATCCTGACTGTGCCACAGAAATTGGTGTCATCACTCACAACAGCGTACTATAGGACGAGTCATCACTAGAGCATGCGTTTGTCATTTTGATTTGTGACCTAAGAGTTGGAGAAGCAACATTCAAGAGTCCACTGACTGTCACCGTTTCTCACAGCAACTCGTTCTGCTGTTCAGCCATTTTGCTTCTGAGCCCACACAGTAAGACTGCTAATGATGCTAACGAAAGAAACAACGCTAGCCATTTCTAAACAAGGAGTTTGGTAAAAACACGCAATGCTCTGATGTCACATctattctctcctttctccctcctttctcaaTTTTTTGTCTTTCttcctccacttctctctctcaatgaATACATTTAACCTGGGGAGGCCGAAACGTTAGCTGGTCAGGTGACTTTCTTTAGAAAACTAGCTGATCTGAGGGCCAGTAATCCAATAGGGAAAACTGATCTTCTAGCTGACATATCGCTGAACCAATGGGATCTCACAGATTTTCTGAACATTTCTAAAGTGTGAAAATGGCTATGGACAATAGGGGAGAAGGATCGTTTTTCAAAAGAAGAAAATATGTGAAAGTGACTCTCCAATGGAGCAGTTACTATGACGACAGGACATTGCTCATCTAGACTGTCTGGACTGAGATAGGACCTTGCTGTCAGACATCGGGAGATTCTAATTTGGGTAAAAGTTTGTCCTCTCCTCGActcctccgtctcttctctccATGATCCGAAAACCGATAAGTGTTCGAGTGGTGGAGGAGAGTGTCAATTCGTTAGTAGGCGAACGAAGGAGCCTGCTCACCTCCTCGATTACCTACTTCTGCAGAGGAAGCACAGGAGTATCCTCGTGGTGGCAAGCGCCGAAGTATTTTAATACCTGCCCCTTTGAATCAGCTGTTGTTTTCTTGAAGGTGAAAAGCATGCAAACATTTAAAAACGATATGCTACTTATCCTTTTATCTATAAAATGTCTTGCACAACTATCTAAATTCGTTTTTAATCACTTCAAACATTTATTTTGGGGATTCCACCCATGGATATATAACATATATCTCTATGATTCCACCCTTGTAAACATAATTTGCCTAATATTGCGCGAGTGGAGAAAGAGTCTTGTTTCATATATAGtaagcgagagagggaggacgcaggagagaggacacagaAGTTGAGCAAATCCAAATGAGATTCCCCCATTATCTCAGGACATCTTAGTGGGTCACCTCCTGTCTCACAATGACTTCCTTATTAGGACACATTTCATACAGTAACAGTGTGCTCATTGGTTCATACAGGCACAGGTATCTTCAGGTGTGAAAATAAATTATTTATTATATTGACATTCAAATGCTTGGAAGCTGTTATAGAATAGAGTCCAGCGATTGCTTATTTTATACCCGCTATTtgtgtgtgggactgtgggtgtgtatgtatatgggtgtatatgtgtgtgtttgaacaACTAAATCACACGCTCTTCGTAATGGGGGAGAAATGTTAAAAGGAAAAATTGACTTTATACTGTAAATATTTCATATGTGAAGTGGTACACTGTATCATCGTCAGGTAGTTCAACCATGTAGCTTTACTAATTTAGTTTTACTACTGGGAGGGGTTACAGGATTTTATGTTCTTTTTAGAGCAATGCACTGTATGTAGCAAAGGAATATGGCAAAGTATGTACAGTATAGGAAAGCTATAAAAAGATAATGCTCTGTATAGTGGTGAATCATGGTGCAGAAACCCGGGACGATATTTGGTGGACAGTAGCAGCCTTTAGAGTGTGGGAGGGATCGGACCAGGGCCCATTGGAATAGTACTGTTTAACACTGGTAATGTCTCTCCCCGAGCACATTCTGAACACCGTGACCCCATCATGACTTGAGCACATCTTGACCATCAATAGTCCCCTTCGCCTTACTCACAACTCAATTCAATCAAGTACTTTACTGAATTACTGCTTTTCTGTATTACTGcacacatacatactgcataACATTACCAAAGCAATTCCAACACAAGTGTTCAAAGATCCCATGTTCACTCCAGGCTCCACAAATCCCCAGCCACCCAATTTTCCTACTCTCTGTCCTTCACctttttctcctttctctctcgctcactcattCGTCCCTCTCATCTGCCtgtctttctcctgcgaatgagtCTCTgagccatgttgtgttgtctggtgggatgatctctctctcccatttggTATGCTGTGGGCTGATGATCAATAGAGGCCGTTGCATGGCGAGAGTCTCATCTCACgggggaaaaaaagaaaatgAGTTACATAAGTGCAAAGGACGTCACGCTGCTTGCTTAGTGAGCACAACTTCCTCCTTAAACCCAGGACCTCTGCACACGTGACCGCTCTCCTGGAGCGTCTTACCCGTCAGCGCCACGCAAAAAGCTAGCTATTTGCTGGCGCAAGTGGGGACACTACAGGCTGAGGAGTAATACCCCGACTACACCGCTCGCGTTCGCGTGCACAAagtgttgcaaaataaattttgaaatctatattattcaaacATTGCACCCACAACTGCTCGCGTGCGCCAACAAGCATCTGCgctgccaagggctaaaatagaagtcagttctatttgttacgcagatcgcgctgcaagtctgGTGTGAGGGGGGaagggggatggaggatggagcacgcacgcagccggtttgggttccgtgtaagctTCACACGTCCACATGTGCTCGATAAGCATCTAAAAAGCACTCTGTATGCTGCTTTATCGAGCATTCATCTCTATTTATCTGCTAAGCTGCCGCTACTGTCATGtcttacaggtgtgtgtttgtgtgtgtatatgtttgtttgTTAGTGAGTctcacccttcccttcccttcctttcaATGATGACAGACCATCATCCCTGTTGCTATAGTGACAGTCAGTGTTTTTCTGGTTAGTTTCTCAGCTCCTGTCCACTCCCAAAACATCAAACATAATTGACTTGTCTGGTTGTTCTGCAACAACACCTCCCTAGTATGAATAACAACACCACCCTGCTAGCCATGAGTTCTCATGACAATTTCCGTCttcacatgtatgtatgtatgtatgttatatatatatgccatttagcagacgcttttatccaaggcgacttacagtcatgtgtgcatacattctacttatgggtggtcccgggaatcgaacccactaccctggcgttacaagcgccatgctctaccaactgagctacagaaggacatatgtatgtatgtatgtatgtatgtatgtatgtatgtatgtatgtatgtatgtatgtatgtatgtatgtatgtatgtatgtatgtatgtatgtatgtatgtatgtatgtatgtatgtatgtatgtatgtatgtatgtatgtatgtatgtatgtatgtatgtatgtatgtatgtatgtatgtatgtatgtatgtatgtatagtttggacacacctgctcattcaagggtttttctttatttatactattttctacattgtagaataatagtgaagacatcaaaactatgaaatagcacatatggaatcatgtagtaaccaagaaagtgttacaTTTGAAAAAGtgtttagattcttcaaagtagccaacctttgccttgatgacagctttgcacactcttggcagtctctcaaccagcttcacctggaatgcttttccaacagtcttaaaggagttccaacatatgctgagcacttgtgacctgcttttccttcactcttcggtccaactcatcccaaaccagctcaattgggttgaggttgggtgatcgtagaggccaggtaatctgatgcagcactccatcactctccttcttggtcaaatagcccttacacaggaggtgtgttgggtcattgtccctttgaaaaacaaatgatagtcccacgaagcgcaagccagatgggatggcgtattgctgcagaatgctgtggtagccatgctggttaagtgtgccttgtctgtgatttatttagaattcagtgtcaccagcaaagcaccccgacaccATCACAGCTCctcatgcttcactgtgggaaccatgTGGCGATCATCCGTTCACAtactctcacaaagacatggcggttggaaccaaaaatctcaaatttggactcattagaccaaagaacaaatttccaccggtctgatgtgcattgctcgtgtttcttggcaggaagtctcttcttcttattggtgtgctttagtagtggtttctttgcagcaatttgaccatgaaagcctgattcacgcagtctcctctgaacagttgatgttgagatgtctgttacttgtgAAGCATTGATCTgtactgcaatttctgaggctggtaatgaacttatcctttgcagcagagggaactctgggtcttcctttcctgtggtggtcctcgtgagagacagtttcatcatagcgcttgatggtttttgcactgcacttgaagaaactttaaaagttcttgaaatgttccgtattgactgaccttcatgtcttaaagtaataatggcgtgttgtttctctttgcttatttgaactgttcttgccataatatggacttggtcttttaccaaatagggctatcttctgtataccaacccatactttgtcacaacacaactgattggctcaaatgcaataagaaggaaaaaaattccacaaatggacttttaacaaggcatacctataattgaaatgcattccaggtgactacctcatgaagctggttgagagaatgccaagagtgtgcgaagctgtcatcaaggaaaagtgtggctactttgaagaatcacaaataataaaatatattttcatttgtttaacagttttttggttactacaagattctatatgtgttatttcatcgttttgatgtcttcactattattctgcattGTAGAAAAGCCATAGCATACATTTCAACATTTcaaagtttttcacaattcctgacatttaatccttgtaaaaattccctgtcttaggtcagttaggatcaccactttattttaagattgtgatatgtcagaataataagagagagaatgatttatttcagcttttgttactttcatcacattcccagtgggtcagaagtttacatacactcaattagtatttggtagcattgcctttacattgtttaaattgggtcaaacttttcgggtaTCCTtcgggctttgtgatggcctctccaacaccttgactttgttgtccttaagccattttgccacagctttggaagtatgcttggggtcattgtccatttggaagaaccaattgcgaccaatctttaacttcctgactgatgtcttgagatgcttcaatatattcacataattttccctccttttccgccatctattttgtgaagtgcaccagtccctcctgcaacaaagcacatCGTGattcaccgttgggatggtgttctttggcttgcaagcctcgcaccttttcttccaaacataacaatggttattatggccaaacagttatctggaattttccaagctgtttaaaagcacagtcaacttagtgcatgtaaacttctgacccactggaattgtgacacagtgaattgtaagtgaaataatctgtttgtaaacaattgttggaaaattacttgtatcatgcacaaagtagatgtcctaaccgacttgccagaacTACAGTTTGTTgataagaaatttgtggagtggttgaaaaactactaatgactccaacctaagtgtatgtaaacttccgacttcaactgaaaatatatatatatttatatatatattcagcaaaaaaagaaacgtcctctcactgtcaattgCGTTCTTTTTTTTGCAAACTTAACGTTTAAATATTTGCAAGAACTTAAcatgattcaacaactgagacataaattgAACTAGTTCCAAAGACATGTGActgacagaaatggaataatgtgttcctgaaaaaggaggggtcaaaatcaaaagtaagtcagtatctggtgtggccaccatatgcattaagtactgcagtgcatctcctcatggactgcaccagactgccagttcttgctgtgagatgttaccccactcttccaccaaggcacctgcaagttcccagacatttctgggggggattGGCCCTAGTCGACATCCTCCgatcaacaggtcccagatgtgctcattgggattgagatccaggctgttcgctggccatggcagaacatttAAAATTTCTGTCtagcaggaaatcacgcacagaatgagcagtatggttggtggcattgtcatgccggagggtcatgtcaggattagcctgcaggaagggtaccacatgagaaaGGAGGATGTCATCCTTGTAacgcacagctttgagattgcctgcaatgataacatgctcagtccgatgatgctgtgacacaccgccgccccagaccatgacagaccctccaacctccaaatcgatcccgctccagagtacaggcctcggtgtaacgctcattccttcaactaTAAACGCAAattcgaccatcacccctggtgagagagaaccatgactcgtcagtgaagagcactttttgccagtcctgtctggaccagcgacggtgggtttgtgcccacaggtgacgttgttgccggtgatgtctggtggggacctgcctttacaacaggcctacaagccctcagtccagcctctgtccgcaataggctgagagtctgagcactgatggagggattgtgcgttcctggtgtaactcgggcagttgttgttgccatccagTACCTGTCCTGCAAGTGttatgttcggatgtaccgatcctgtgcaggtgttgtggtctgccactgagaggacgatcagctgtctgtcctgtctccctgtagctctgtcttaggcgtctcacagtacggacattgtaatttattgccctggccacatct encodes:
- the sbk1 gene encoding serine/threonine-protein kinase SBK1, with amino-acid sequence MQDHGGDRQVASSVPHSVKASLSLSPSGPGQVGSGRGSPTSKVGYCGGGGVPVEDMQALAITSLSAADVAKHYEHIRKLGKGTYGKVDLVAHRTQGTKMALKFVTKSKTKLKSFLREYSLTGTLSCSPFIIKVLDVLFETEDSYVFGQEYAPAGDLFDIIPPQVGLPEEMVKRCMQQLGLALDFMHSKNLVHRDVKPENVLLFDRECRRIKLADFGMTRRVGCRVKRVSGTIPYTAPEVCRASRAEGFLVTTSLDVWAFGVLVFCMLTGNFPWEAALPADAFYEEFRRWQRAGCPTAAYPSQWRRFTDDALRMFQRLLAAEPEKRCGVKDVFCFVKYELVSELRRRASCRAKRGERSSSSGVCSASCTSNSSSSSSSSRSHRHPEPSTPPGTTSLLRPAPLKRSVLSDTHSPQEESPGQHHSSPGREKTKSQMVMATAIEICV